In Streptomyces qaidamensis, one DNA window encodes the following:
- a CDS encoding PP2C family protein-serine/threonine phosphatase — protein MRGGDLELGELLAAAEAAPPGESVDVVAHDLQKRFGAEAVSFLFVDLIGQRLVRLAAAGDEAADPGEPVDLQGSVYDSVLQSQRQHVEPDGQGGRRVITPVTNRGDCIGVLEVSLQSSDDTVLHQVRHAAHALAYIIVTDRRFTDLYHQGRRTTETSLAAEIQHQLLPSASCCEAAQFTLAAGLVPADDIGGDTYDYTLDRDTLHLSITDAMGHDTNSALLATLLVGALRRARRSGCDAVKQARHAHDALLSHSRGLATGQLLCVDLETGLCELVNAGHPRPLLLRDNAVEEVKLAVNLPFGVAAPTTYRLQELLLRPGDRLVLLTDGMQERGAAAVDLASVIHDTRALHPREAVRALTAAVLDACHGNLKDDATVLILDWHSNRSRPV, from the coding sequence GTGAGGGGTGGAGATCTGGAACTGGGCGAGTTGCTGGCCGCCGCGGAAGCGGCCCCGCCCGGTGAGTCAGTCGACGTGGTGGCACACGACCTGCAGAAGCGGTTCGGTGCCGAGGCCGTGTCCTTCCTGTTCGTCGACCTCATCGGCCAGCGGCTGGTACGCCTCGCCGCGGCCGGTGACGAGGCCGCCGACCCTGGCGAGCCGGTCGACCTGCAGGGCAGCGTCTACGACAGCGTTCTGCAGAGCCAGCGCCAGCATGTGGAACCGGACGGCCAAGGCGGACGCCGCGTCATCACGCCCGTCACCAACCGCGGCGACTGCATTGGCGTCCTGGAGGTGAGCCTGCAGTCCTCAGACGACACCGTGCTGCACCAAGTCCGCCACGCGGCCCATGCGCTGGCCTACATCATCGTCACGGACCGCCGCTTCACCGATCTGTACCACCAGGGCCGGCGCACCACCGAGACCAGCCTGGCGGCGGAGATCCAGCACCAGTTGCTTCCCTCGGCCTCCTGCTGCGAGGCGGCCCAGTTCACTCTGGCCGCCGGACTGGTCCCGGCCGACGACATCGGTGGCGACACCTACGACTACACGCTCGACCGCGACACTCTGCACCTGTCGATCACCGATGCCATGGGCCACGACACCAATTCTGCTCTGTTGGCCACCTTGCTTGTCGGTGCGCTGCGGCGGGCACGTCGCAGCGGCTGTGACGCCGTCAAGCAGGCCCGCCACGCGCACGATGCCCTGCTGAGCCACAGCCGCGGTCTGGCCACCGGACAACTGCTGTGCGTCGACCTCGAAACGGGGCTGTGCGAGCTGGTCAATGCCGGCCACCCCCGTCCCCTGCTGCTGCGTGACAACGCCGTCGAAGAGGTGAAACTCGCCGTCAACCTGCCCTTCGGTGTGGCGGCACCCACCACCTACCGCCTACAGGAACTACTCCTGAGACCCGGGGACCGTCTGGTCCTGCTCACCGACGGAATGCAGGAACGCGGTGCCGCGGCCGTCGACCTGGCCTCGGTCATTCACGACACCCGCGCGCTGCACCCACGAGAAGCCGTCCGGGCCCTGACCGCTGCGGTGCTCGACGCCTGCCACGGCAACCTCAAGGACGACGCCACGGTCCTGATACTGGACTGGCACAGCAATCGCAGCCGGCCGGTCTGA
- a CDS encoding SCO5918 family protein, producing the protein MRCVIARFPFELTKGGVLESMKGIKPEPVTGESVIIGRRHYPAKQVGQVITRQDRRDFSAAEVLRAMAQLGFTCRAVPKAAPLGMLSPMQHASAMLGTPVTV; encoded by the coding sequence ATGCGCTGCGTCATCGCCCGCTTCCCCTTCGAGCTCACCAAGGGCGGGGTGCTGGAATCGATGAAGGGCATCAAGCCCGAACCGGTCACCGGCGAATCGGTGATCATCGGCCGCCGCCACTACCCCGCCAAGCAGGTCGGCCAGGTCATCACGCGCCAGGACCGCCGTGACTTCAGCGCCGCCGAAGTCCTGCGGGCCATGGCTCAGCTCGGCTTCACCTGCCGCGCCGTTCCCAAGGCAGCGCCTCTGGGCATGCTCAGCCCGATGCAGCACGCCTCCGCGATGCTCGGCACCCCCGTCACAGTCTGA
- a CDS encoding cold-shock protein — MAAGTVKWFNAEKGFGFIEQDGGGADVFAHYSNIAAQGFRELLEGQKVNFDIAQGQKGPTAENIVPA, encoded by the coding sequence ATGGCTGCTGGTACCGTGAAGTGGTTCAACGCGGAAAAGGGCTTCGGCTTCATCGAGCAGGACGGTGGCGGCGCCGACGTGTTCGCCCACTACTCGAACATTGCCGCGCAGGGCTTCCGTGAGCTGCTCGAGGGCCAGAAGGTGAACTTCGACATCGCGCAGGGCCAGAAGGGCCCGACGGCCGAGAACATCGTTCCGGCCTGA
- a CDS encoding DEAD/DEAH box helicase, whose translation MNRTYTNDRPARSRDGRADAGRGGSGYGSQAPRRTGGPVRSGGYGRRPAAVQREFAPPRTITPALPAVEGFADLDMPEQLLAELGKQGVTVPFPIQGATLPNSLAGRDVLGRGRTGSGKTLAFGLALLARTVGQRAEPRQPLGLILVPTRELAQQVTDALTPYARSVRLRLATVVGGMSISRQASALRGGAEVVVATPGRLKDLIDRGDCRLNRVGITVLDEADQMADMGFMPQVTALLDQVRPEGQRMLFSATLDRNVDLLVRRYLTDPVVHSVDPSAGAVTTMEHHVLHVHGADKHAATTEIAAREGRVIMFLDTKHAVDRLTQDLLDSGVRAAALHGGKSQPQRTRTLAQFKTGHVTVLVATNVAARGIHVDNLDLVVNVDPPTDHKDYLHRGGRTARAGESGSVVTLVTPSQRRGMVRLMSDAGIRPQTTQVRSGDEALSRITGAQAPSGIPVVITAPVTERPKRSATSRGRRRPTSATRRTPVRQSVLGAVA comes from the coding sequence ATGAATCGCACGTACACGAACGACCGCCCCGCCCGCTCCCGTGACGGCCGTGCCGACGCCGGAAGGGGCGGCAGCGGCTACGGCTCGCAGGCACCGCGCCGTACCGGCGGGCCCGTCCGCTCCGGCGGTTACGGCCGTCGGCCCGCCGCAGTGCAGCGTGAGTTCGCGCCGCCCAGGACGATCACCCCCGCACTGCCCGCCGTCGAGGGCTTCGCCGATCTCGACATGCCCGAGCAGCTGTTGGCCGAACTCGGCAAGCAGGGTGTGACCGTACCGTTCCCGATCCAGGGAGCTACGCTGCCGAACTCCCTGGCGGGCCGTGACGTCCTGGGCCGCGGGCGCACCGGTTCCGGCAAGACCCTCGCCTTCGGCCTCGCCCTGCTCGCCCGCACCGTCGGACAGCGTGCCGAGCCCCGCCAGCCGCTGGGGCTGATCCTCGTACCCACGCGTGAGCTGGCACAGCAGGTGACCGACGCGCTGACCCCGTACGCCCGCTCCGTGCGGCTGCGGCTGGCCACCGTGGTGGGCGGCATGTCGATCAGCAGGCAGGCCAGCGCGCTGCGCGGCGGAGCCGAGGTCGTCGTCGCGACCCCGGGCCGGCTCAAGGACCTCATCGACCGTGGCGACTGCCGGCTGAACCGCGTGGGCATCACGGTGCTGGACGAGGCCGACCAGATGGCCGACATGGGTTTCATGCCGCAGGTCACCGCGCTGCTCGACCAGGTGCGTCCGGAGGGGCAGCGGATGCTGTTCTCCGCCACCCTGGACCGTAACGTCGACCTGCTGGTGCGCCGCTATCTGACCGACCCCGTCGTGCATTCGGTCGACCCGTCGGCCGGTGCGGTCACGACGATGGAGCACCACGTCCTGCACGTTCACGGCGCCGACAAGCACGCCGCCACGACCGAGATCGCCGCCCGTGAAGGCCGCGTGATCATGTTCCTGGACACCAAGCACGCCGTCGACCGGCTGACCCAGGACCTGCTCGACAGCGGGGTGCGGGCCGCCGCGCTGCACGGCGGCAAGTCGCAGCCCCAGCGCACCCGCACGCTGGCGCAGTTCAAGACGGGGCACGTCACCGTGCTGGTGGCGACCAACGTCGCGGCGCGCGGCATTCACGTGGACAACCTCGACCTGGTCGTCAACGTCGATCCGCCGACCGACCACAAGGACTACCTTCACCGCGGCGGCCGTACCGCCCGCGCCGGCGAGTCCGGCAGCGTCGTCACCCTGGTCACGCCGAGCCAGCGCCGAGGCATGGTCCGTCTGATGTCGGACGCCGGAATCCGGCCGCAGACCACCCAGGTACGCTCGGGCGACGAGGCACTGAGCCGGATCACCGGAGCCCAGGCCCCGTCCGGCATCCCGGTCGTCATCACCGCACCGGTGACCGAACGCCCCAAGCGCAGCGCCACCTCCCGAGGCCGCCGCCGCCCCACCTCCGCGACCAGGCGCACCCCCGTACGCCAGTCCGTCCTCGGCGCGGTGGCCTAG
- a CDS encoding CBS domain-containing protein: MTLVQTQPRPADGESVHRTVAEVMDAAGPQVCDDMSVEVALAVMAAARTGRLVVCDQDGQCTGLVTRTELAAVRDSSDYTDRVRLRDILGGPGSFASPVTTMAEAEHAMRTRRLGALPVVDEQGSALGILALSR; the protein is encoded by the coding sequence TTGACGTTGGTTCAGACACAGCCCCGCCCGGCGGACGGCGAGTCCGTGCACAGGACGGTGGCTGAGGTCATGGATGCGGCCGGACCGCAGGTCTGTGACGACATGAGTGTCGAGGTGGCGCTGGCCGTCATGGCCGCCGCCCGCACGGGCCGACTGGTCGTCTGCGACCAGGACGGCCAGTGCACCGGCCTGGTCACCCGTACCGAACTCGCCGCCGTCCGTGACAGCTCCGACTACACGGACCGTGTCCGCCTGCGCGACATCCTCGGCGGCCCCGGTTCGTTCGCCTCACCCGTGACCACGATGGCCGAAGCCGAGCACGCGATGCGCACCCGTCGGCTCGGTGCCCTGCCGGTGGTCGACGAACAAGGCAGCGCCCTGGGCATCCTCGCCCTCTCCCGCTGA
- a CDS encoding MerR family transcriptional regulator: MTADDTFGRLDDDDYPAYTMGRAAEMLGTTQGFLRAIGEHRLITPLRSAGGHRRYSRYQLRIAARARELVDHGTPIEAACRIVILEDQLEEAQRLNAEYRRAAESANPTAAA, from the coding sequence ATGACAGCAGACGACACCTTCGGCCGTCTCGATGACGATGACTACCCCGCCTACACCATGGGCCGGGCCGCCGAGATGCTCGGCACCACCCAGGGCTTCCTCCGCGCCATCGGCGAACACCGCCTCATCACCCCACTCCGCTCCGCGGGCGGACATCGCCGCTACTCCCGTTACCAGCTGCGCATTGCCGCCCGCGCCCGGGAACTCGTCGACCACGGGACCCCCATCGAGGCCGCCTGCCGGATCGTCATCCTTGAAGACCAGCTCGAGGAAGCCCAACGCCTCAACGCCGAATACCGCCGCGCCGCCGAATCAGCGAACCCGACGGCAGCAGCATGA
- a CDS encoding cold-shock protein: MATGTVKWFNAEKGFGFIAQDGGGPDVFAHYSAINSTGFRELQEGQAVTFDVTQGQKGPQAENINVA, translated from the coding sequence ATGGCTACGGGAACTGTGAAGTGGTTCAACGCGGAGAAGGGCTTCGGCTTCATCGCGCAGGATGGCGGCGGCCCGGATGTCTTCGCGCACTACTCCGCGATCAACTCCACCGGCTTTCGTGAGCTCCAGGAGGGCCAGGCCGTGACGTTCGACGTCACCCAGGGCCAGAAGGGTCCGCAGGCCGAGAACATCAACGTGGCCTGA
- a CDS encoding phospholipase C: MVSKASRTAIRSLGALAGAAALTVLGGAAPTWAAVPAGYHQGRSSTATPIKHVVVIYDENVSFDHYFATYPKAANTDGTKFTASKKTPRNIDTVAHAGLLTQNPNQYAPKRLPPSQAMTCDQNHSYGPEQYAYNGGKADQFVQNTEVDKCSGGLFGEPGLVMDYYDGNTVTGLWNYAQHYTLNDRSFSSVYGPSTPGALNLVSGQTHGVISVDPSTGTENPKQTSTPDAYTVKSPDAKGVGTVVNDPDPAYDDCAGKDHTSTNALAAMQGKNIGDLLNADKVSWGWFQGGFRPSTAWNGAGGSYAKCDTAHTNVGGASVVDYSPHHNPFAYYKSTSNPHHLPPKSVTEIGHNGQANHNYDLTDFDAALKAGKLPSVSFLKAAEYQDGHAGYSDPIDEQHFLVQQINAIQSSPQWKSTAIVVAYDDSDGWYDHVYAPPRNGSTDTAPGSNGKATDSPACQDGPTASGGYQDRCGPGTRQPLLVISPYSKVDKVDHTQTDQASITRFIEDNWHTGRIGDASFDATAGPLTGMFDFRHPNNKQVLLNTDGSVKSVGRIRHVSPVTTSITPGPAVQNTAASTDVSSFPALPVSIAAGGLLAAGATGMYLSRRRRQRAVV, encoded by the coding sequence ATGGTCAGCAAGGCAAGCAGAACAGCGATCCGGAGCCTGGGGGCACTGGCGGGCGCCGCCGCGCTCACGGTCCTCGGTGGCGCGGCACCCACCTGGGCCGCCGTGCCCGCCGGCTACCACCAGGGCCGCTCCTCGACGGCCACGCCCATCAAGCACGTCGTCGTCATCTACGACGAGAACGTCTCCTTCGACCACTACTTCGCAACCTATCCGAAGGCCGCCAACACCGACGGCACGAAGTTCACGGCGTCGAAGAAGACCCCGAGGAACATCGACACCGTCGCGCACGCCGGGCTGCTGACGCAGAACCCGAACCAGTACGCGCCCAAGCGGCTGCCCCCGTCCCAGGCGATGACCTGCGACCAGAACCATTCCTACGGGCCCGAGCAGTACGCCTACAACGGTGGCAAGGCCGACCAGTTCGTGCAGAACACCGAGGTCGACAAGTGCAGCGGCGGCCTGTTCGGCGAGCCGGGCCTGGTGATGGACTACTACGACGGCAACACCGTCACCGGCCTGTGGAACTACGCCCAGCACTACACCCTCAACGACCGCTCATTCAGCTCGGTCTACGGCCCCTCCACACCCGGTGCCCTGAACCTGGTCTCCGGTCAGACGCACGGTGTCATCTCGGTCGACCCATCCACCGGCACCGAGAACCCGAAGCAGACTTCCACCCCGGACGCCTACACGGTCAAGTCCCCGGACGCCAAGGGCGTCGGCACGGTCGTCAACGACCCCGACCCGGCCTACGACGACTGCGCCGGCAAGGACCACACCAGCACCAACGCGCTCGCGGCGATGCAGGGCAAGAACATCGGCGACCTGCTCAACGCCGACAAGGTGAGCTGGGGCTGGTTCCAGGGCGGCTTCCGTCCCTCCACCGCGTGGAACGGCGCGGGCGGCTCGTACGCCAAGTGCGACACCGCGCACACGAACGTGGGCGGCGCCTCCGTGGTCGACTACAGCCCTCACCACAACCCGTTCGCGTACTACAAGTCGACGTCCAACCCGCACCACCTGCCGCCCAAGAGCGTGACCGAGATCGGTCACAACGGCCAGGCCAACCACAACTACGACCTGACCGACTTCGACGCCGCGCTGAAGGCGGGCAAGCTGCCCTCCGTCAGCTTCCTCAAGGCCGCCGAGTACCAGGACGGGCACGCCGGCTACTCGGACCCGATCGACGAACAGCACTTCCTGGTACAGCAGATCAACGCCATCCAGAGCTCGCCGCAGTGGAAGTCCACCGCGATCGTCGTCGCCTACGACGACTCCGACGGCTGGTACGACCACGTCTACGCCCCACCGCGCAACGGCTCCACGGACACCGCCCCCGGCTCCAACGGCAAGGCCACCGACAGCCCGGCCTGCCAGGACGGCCCCACGGCCTCTGGCGGCTACCAGGACCGCTGCGGACCGGGCACCCGCCAGCCGCTGCTGGTCATCTCCCCCTACAGCAAGGTCGACAAGGTCGACCACACACAGACCGACCAGGCGTCGATCACCCGCTTCATCGAGGACAACTGGCACACCGGCCGCATCGGCGACGCGTCCTTCGACGCCACCGCGGGCCCGCTCACGGGCATGTTCGACTTCCGGCACCCCAACAACAAGCAGGTGCTGCTGAACACGGACGGCTCGGTGAAGTCGGTCGGCCGGATCCGGCACGTCAGCCCGGTCACCACGTCCATCACCCCGGGCCCGGCCGTTCAGAACACCGCCGCGAGCACCGACGTCTCGTCCTTCCCGGCCCTTCCGGTGAGCATCGCCGCGGGCGGCCTGCTGGCGGCGGGTGCCACGGGGATGTACCTGAGCAGGCGCCGCAGGCAGCGGGCAGTTGTCTGA
- a CDS encoding twin-arginine translocase TatA/TatE family subunit: MFGLSELAVILIVVIAVILAKKGPELARSAGKSARILKAEARAMKKEENEAAAATPHRIIPGETAVPDTGATAPGTERPSAPAPDRTGHTGGTPPQDSTP, translated from the coding sequence ATGTTCGGACTGAGCGAACTCGCCGTCATCCTCATCGTCGTCATAGCCGTGATCCTCGCCAAGAAGGGCCCCGAGCTGGCCCGCTCCGCAGGCAAGTCGGCCCGCATCCTCAAGGCCGAGGCCCGTGCCATGAAGAAGGAGGAGAACGAGGCGGCGGCAGCCACACCTCACCGGATCATCCCGGGTGAGACCGCCGTACCCGACACCGGCGCGACCGCCCCCGGCACGGAACGGCCGTCGGCCCCCGCACCCGACCGGACCGGGCACACGGGCGGTACGCCGCCGCAGGACAGCACGCCGTAG
- a CDS encoding BlaI/MecI/CopY family transcriptional regulator — MAEQRQRPRRRGQGELEALVLSALREADEPATAGWVQERLGGDLAYTTVITILTRLLAKGAVTRERAGRSFAWTSASDQAGLAAHRMRKVLDSESDREAVLASFVTSLGPDDERLLRDLLDQARNEGED; from the coding sequence GTGGCTGAGCAGCGGCAGCGTCCCCGACGGCGGGGGCAGGGTGAGCTGGAGGCGCTGGTCCTGTCGGCGCTCAGAGAGGCGGACGAGCCGGCGACGGCCGGCTGGGTGCAGGAACGCCTGGGCGGAGACCTTGCCTATACGACCGTCATCACCATCCTGACCCGGCTGCTGGCCAAGGGGGCGGTCACGCGGGAGCGCGCGGGCCGTTCCTTCGCCTGGACATCCGCGTCGGACCAGGCGGGGCTGGCCGCCCACAGGATGCGCAAGGTGCTGGACTCCGAAAGCGACCGGGAAGCGGTGCTGGCCAGCTTCGTGACGAGCCTGGGCCCGGACGACGAGCGGCTGCTGCGAGACCTGCTGGATCAGGCGAGGAACGAAGGGGAAGACTGA
- a CDS encoding M56 family metallopeptidase — MGMFVFLPLVLPLTAWPIARLAEQHLHPRTATRLLTGVAAVMAACSTLCLGLVMVVGTAQLPGNPLPDGWSDPEVRAAVPYDEIVGKAAIPALVVVLVACGRTLWRHGRVRRRAHRALAGLRETGVAVLPDDVPYAYALPGGGRRDRVVVTTAMLDCLEPAERRALFAHERAHLAARHHRFLLAVQLAARANPFLRPLRTAVSYTAERWADEDAAQTVGSRRAVACAIGKAALVSRGTPVATLAGLAAGPVPRRVAALLGPAPAVRSWPPLFTSVGAATWGAAVGAAVSAMSSANSAVTMVFILHAATPL; from the coding sequence ATGGGGATGTTCGTCTTTCTGCCGCTGGTGCTGCCCTTGACCGCGTGGCCGATCGCGCGCCTGGCCGAGCAGCATCTGCATCCACGGACCGCGACCCGGCTGCTGACCGGGGTGGCCGCGGTGATGGCGGCTTGCAGCACGCTGTGCCTCGGCCTGGTGATGGTGGTCGGCACCGCCCAGCTTCCCGGGAACCCGCTGCCCGACGGCTGGTCGGACCCCGAGGTGCGGGCGGCGGTCCCGTACGACGAGATCGTCGGTAAGGCGGCGATTCCCGCGCTCGTCGTGGTGCTGGTGGCGTGTGGTCGGACATTGTGGCGGCACGGGCGGGTGCGCCGTCGGGCTCATCGGGCGCTGGCCGGGTTGCGGGAGACGGGGGTGGCCGTGCTTCCGGATGACGTCCCCTACGCGTACGCGTTGCCGGGAGGCGGTCGGCGGGATCGCGTGGTGGTGACCACGGCCATGCTGGACTGCCTCGAACCGGCCGAGCGCCGGGCGCTGTTCGCCCACGAGCGCGCCCATCTGGCCGCCCGCCACCACCGCTTTCTTCTCGCGGTCCAGCTGGCCGCGCGGGCCAACCCGTTCCTGCGTCCGCTGCGGACGGCGGTGTCGTACACGGCGGAACGGTGGGCGGACGAGGACGCGGCCCAGACAGTCGGCAGCCGACGGGCCGTGGCGTGCGCGATCGGCAAGGCGGCCCTGGTCTCTCGCGGCACTCCGGTGGCGACCCTGGCCGGCTTGGCGGCGGGACCGGTGCCGCGCCGGGTGGCGGCCCTGCTCGGACCCGCTCCGGCGGTGCGCAGCTGGCCGCCGCTGTTCACATCGGTGGGTGCGGCGACGTGGGGCGCGGCGGTGGGGGCTGCCGTGTCGGCGATGTCGTCGGCGAACTCCGCCGTGACGATGGTCTTCATCCTGCACGCGGCCACACCCCTCTGA
- a CDS encoding TerD family protein, whose protein sequence is MSVNLSKGQQISLSKSDGTALTSVRMGLGWQAAPRKGFLAKLTGAREIDLDASAVLFAAGQTTDVVFFQHLVSDDGSVRHTGDNLTGGAGTGGDDEAVLVDLARVPAHIDQIVFTVNSFTGQTFAEVQNAFCRLVDETTGAELARYTLTGGGNHTAQIMAKVHRSGGGWQMKAIGAPATGRTFQDLLPAITPHL, encoded by the coding sequence ATGTCGGTCAACCTGAGCAAGGGCCAGCAGATCAGCCTCAGTAAGTCCGACGGCACCGCCCTGACGTCCGTCCGCATGGGACTGGGCTGGCAGGCCGCGCCCCGCAAAGGCTTCCTCGCCAAGCTCACCGGGGCGCGGGAGATCGATCTGGATGCCTCCGCCGTCCTCTTCGCCGCCGGGCAGACCACGGACGTCGTCTTCTTCCAGCACCTGGTCAGCGACGACGGCTCGGTCCGGCACACCGGCGACAACCTCACCGGCGGCGCTGGCACGGGAGGCGACGACGAGGCCGTCCTGGTCGACCTGGCCCGCGTACCCGCCCACATCGACCAGATCGTCTTCACCGTCAACTCCTTCACCGGCCAGACCTTCGCCGAGGTGCAGAACGCCTTCTGCCGCCTGGTCGACGAGACGACCGGAGCCGAACTGGCCCGCTACACACTCACCGGGGGCGGCAACCACACCGCCCAGATCATGGCGAAGGTCCACCGCTCCGGCGGCGGCTGGCAGATGAAGGCCATCGGCGCACCCGCCACCGGCCGTACCTTCCAGGACCTGCTTCCGGCCATCACGCCCCACCTCTGA
- a CDS encoding TerD family protein: MGVSLSKGGNVSLSKEAPGLTAVLVGLGWDVRTTTGTDYDLDASALLLDASGKVLSDQHFVFYNNLKSPDGSVEHTGDNLTGEGEGDDEVVKVNLAAVPAEVDRIVFPVSIHDAESRGQSFGQVRNAFIRVVNQAGGAEIARYDLSEDASTETAMVFGELYRSGAEWKFRAVGQGYASGLAGIASDFGVGV, translated from the coding sequence GTGGGAGTTTCCCTGTCCAAGGGCGGCAACGTCTCGCTCAGCAAGGAGGCACCGGGCCTGACCGCCGTTCTGGTCGGTCTGGGCTGGGACGTCCGTACGACCACCGGCACCGACTACGACCTCGACGCCTCCGCCCTGCTCCTCGACGCCTCCGGCAAGGTTCTGTCGGATCAGCACTTCGTCTTCTACAACAACCTCAAGAGCCCCGACGGTTCGGTCGAGCACACCGGCGACAACCTCACCGGTGAAGGTGAGGGTGACGACGAGGTCGTCAAGGTGAACCTCGCTGCCGTGCCCGCCGAGGTCGACAGGATCGTGTTCCCGGTGTCCATCCACGACGCCGAGAGCCGCGGACAGAGCTTCGGCCAGGTCCGCAACGCCTTCATCCGTGTCGTGAACCAGGCCGGCGGTGCCGAGATCGCCCGCTACGACCTGTCCGAGGACGCCTCCACCGAGACCGCGATGGTCTTCGGCGAGCTTTACCGCAGCGGCGCCGAGTGGAAGTTCCGCGCCGTCGGGCAGGGCTACGCCTCGGGCCTTGCCGGGATCGCCTCCGACTTCGGCGTGGGCGTCTGA